The nucleotide sequence gtacttaaaaggtacccctaacctgggtctttggtatgctaaagactcagggtttgatctaattggttacacagatgcagactatgcaggttgcaaattagatagaaaaagcacttctggtggatgtcaattgctaggtggaaaattggtcagctggactagcaaaaagcagaattctgtggccacttccacagcagaagctgaatatgttgctgcaggaagttgttgtgctcaattactgtggatgcaacatcaacttttggattttgggttatcattgaccaaaactccaataatgtgtgataatgaaagtgcaattgctattactgagaatccagtgtttcactccagaaccaagcatattgaaatcagacatcattttataaaggattgtgttgaaaagggcaaagtgtttttaaagcatattggcactaaggatcaattggcagatattttcactaaagcacttcctgagaaaagacatttttatcttcttggacaacttggaatgttaaatccatctattgaaatgttgtccaatgatgatatttcttgagtctgaattattttcttagagtctgggtgacgtaatattgttcagagtcagggaaagtttactcaagtgtatttttgtgtataaatttgtttccttctttagtcaaataaagtttttttttaaatttcgtttttaggttaattttttttttctttattctatttcctaaaataaaagggtcaaatttggtattaatgaagggtgttaatggtaactttttaaaattttttgtcaggagtattaatttgataatgattgtgccaatctttttgataactttttgttatgatgcattgggtcaatcttggccgtgcagaccaacctgcagattctgagcaatcagagtCAAAGTTGTTACCcaagaattgaattgaattgaattgtacAAATTGCCATTCTCGAGTATCTTTTCCACCCTACTCCGAAATCGGGTACGGTAATTTTACTCGACGTGTGGTTGTTTCGAAACAGGGAACAACTTTGAATACACAAGCCTGTAACCCGCGGATGAATCACACACTAGAGCCTTATTGGGGCTAAAACCAGTAACGAGAGCCTTTTTGGTGATGTTCCACAAACAGAGCAGGCTGAAGACATGAATGAGGAAATCCCACCTAAGTCTAACCCATCTTCTCCCGCTGCTACTGAACAAAATCTCCATTTAACcaaccttatgaactcaccagttcataTTGAGAATACCACCATACTTAAAACCCTAGATGTTACAGCCCTTGTGAATTCACCTCAAAAAGTCACTAGGCAAGGTGCTTCTAGTACTACttcatcacctctgctagaggttggtgaaggCAGTGCTTTGACCCAACCTAAACCTGATAGGATAGTAAACTTGGATACCCTCATTACAGTCACTGAAgaaacccactcagttgacttatttgaagaagtcccaatcctggactcaaataacTAAATCCAAAAACCAGCTGCAATGACCAAGCCAATTGttaccccagacttaagtctgTCACTACCCATCTAAAATGTTCCATCCTTACACATttttgcacaggctgccaatgttaCACTCATGTCACAAGGTGTGATACAGGCCTCAAATCCTTCTATGTCCAAAGATCGCCCTACTTTTcaacaggaaggctgtgaggacataccaaccctacccttatcttctggcactacttctcagactgaggcaccagtcacgatggttggcctacatcaggctttgaccaagttgactaaggagttttgatgacaagctctctggtgtgcagtctaagattaataatcttaactttaataataattttgtttcaaaagatgagctgttggaggtaaggaggttggttggggatatgcaAGGGTTGACTAGTACAGGTGGTTCAGGGTCTGTAACAGAAATTAATCATAGGTTGGCTGAGCTGGAGAAAAGGATGATTGATGTTGATGAACTGAGACAATGTTTTACTGGACTTGCTTCTGATATTTGTTCCCTCAAAAATCAACAAACTGAAATTTGGAAGGTCATATCTtctctgcctttagatgatgtcaaaaaggggaagAAAAGAAAGAGGTCAGATGATGCAGGTACAGGTACTGCAGATGCAGGTTTTGCAAGTGTTGAGGGGGAGCAATCAAAGAGAGCTCAAATTGAGGGGGAGCATCAGATTGAGGGGGAGAATATAACTGATAGGGGTGTTGGTGATACTCAAATGGTTGCTGTTGGTGGTGTTGGTGATATTCAAGGAAGCACTAGTGCTGTTGTGGTTGCTGCTATGCAAGGAGATTAAGAGTTAAATTGAATCAAATTGTTCGATTGGGTTTTTGTGAGTGGAAAGGCATAGCTGTGTGTATTCAGGAGTATACAGATGATCAAGTTATTGTGCAAGAAGTGTTGAAGAGAGTTTATATGCTGGTACATTTGgtgtttgaagaagggtttataagtttTAAGGATTATGAGGTGTTTTGTGGAATGTTTGATCTAGAGATGAAAGAAAGGAGAGCTAAGGGACATGTTGAAAGGTATGCTGTTCCTGAACATTTAGAGTTTGTTGATGATAagtatgttgagtatttggatggTTTGATGTTTAAGACAAATGGAAATCAAAGAATGTTGGTTAGGGTTGATCAGTTTGAAGGAGCTAGCATTGATATGTTGATCAGTTTACTGTCCAGATGTAAAACAAAGCAGACAACTCCTTTCAGGGTGCAGTTGTTAAAACACTTGCATAGCAAGCTGAGCATGTTGAAGAAAATTTCTCATATGAAGGGCAAGTGCAAGCTAATTGAAAGGGAGTATGAAAAGATGTTTGTTTAGGAGtacaggttgttttgacatcatcagatagagggagattgttgggaaaatgaaaataataatctgatgagtcaaaagcattttgcagattttagagtctggagatttagagtctgaagttacagactctggaattgctggagtaaacgtttgaagatttcttgaagtaaaagccatagaatattctggagatatgcttgttatttaagaagatttgttttgaagatttaATTTTATCTTCAGAATTTACTTCCTAGTTATTAGCaaatttggtttgtttttagtttatcttttccatatttatagctaagtagttttggaaaccaaatttccagatttggtttttgatctgtataaatagggacgtgtGCTTTTCATTCGATATATCTTTGCACGATTAATATTATCTTTCATATatcttcatatcgtgttctctcaattatcTATAGTATCTATTAAATTCTTAACTTGATGATgtcataaaaaaacaatttttaaggttaaaaataattcaaaaaaaaaaagaaaaattctaagacatccatgatgatgtcattattaataaaaatataaatatttaattattaagtaaactttattattttattattattattattattattattattattattattattattattattattattattattattattattattattattaaaaatataaatattgtattcTTAAGTAAGTATAGGTTCGTTTTACGGGATTTATTATGTTACATATGCATGTTAAGATAGTTCATTTATTCTgtccaagttaagtacatcaatatgtttgtagtttatcttaaaaAAATTCGGATGCATATGTTCCACATAAATAGAGACGTGGAGACGAAATTGAGTGCGGAGCAATACAGAAGCAATAGAGACGAATAGAGACGAATTGAgagttttttgttttttgtttttttaaagaaATAGTGATGCTTCTGCAGGGTTGTAAAAAACGGGCCAGCCGGCCTTCTAGACGGGGTCTAGACGGATTTTTGAATGATCCGTTCCGTTTGTACTTGAAACGTTTGAACAACGGAAATCAACCAAAAAACGGTTAAACGACAGTCAAACACGGGTTAAAACGGGTTTTTTGCTTTTTCACCAATTtttcacgtttttttttttttttttcaaaattaaaaCTGGCGGTACCgtattacttagggtttcttttcCTTTTACCACGACCTTAGTACTCGACTCCTCACAAAACTTAGGGTTTTTTCTCTAGACCGATTTAGCACGACGACTTGAGGTTTATCTTCTACACCAATTTATCAGCTACAAAACAAGAGATATTAACAACTAATTCTTCTCAATTTCATTTTATTTTACTATTTCTCACTTACAAAGGTATGATTTCTTCTCGATTTTACTTTATCTCTCACTTACAAGTTTCTTAGTCTGAATTCGTGGTTCCACGGATCATTAAATAAAATGActataacatttacattcacttaatacctaaaacatattattaaactgtttcgtgtaaacaaacccgtgatttcacgggtcatttcactagttgttcttataattcatatttattattcaattgagagtctggtgttgaTAAATCGAATACTGTGAACTAATAGTGACATTTTGGTGTGATAACTTGAAAGTTCTTTAAATGCTAGTATATCAACATCTAATTCTACAGTATATCTTCACCCTACAGTTGCATCATGACACGTTATATACTTGGTTGCTCTAAGATTACATCTGATTATTTTAGCAATAACAAGATATTGTTTAGGTCACAATATTTACAACATTACTAAAAAAAAACTACAAGCTTCATAATTAAAACAAACATATCTAGCAACCAAATCAAATCGAACCCAACACACTCATTCTACAACACGGACAATGCGCATGACTCTCTAACCAGGGTAACAAACAGGCCGAATGGAACCGATGTGCACAAGGCAAACGGGCTAGCTTCTCACCAACCTTAAACTTGTCCAAACAAACCGGACACTCATCTTGATCCATTGACTTCCATTTTAACCCCATTTTCCCCCAATTAAACTTCGTCAATCCACCCTTTTTCAAACCAAAAACCTCCATTTGTAAGACTCCAACCGCCATTGAACTACATGGATGATTTCTCCCAAGTTCATCCACAAAATTACAACCCCTTGATCTTTCTTGACTACTTGGGATACTATGTAAGTCCAAAAGATTTAAACCCATATCAGAGAACAGAAAAGGGTATCCAAAGATGACAACTTTTTTAAcatttgaaaaatgtcacaaaagaATGTTAGTAAACCAAGTATCTTGACCATTAAAAAATTGGTTACCTGTTGTTTTCTGATGTCCAAAGGCTTCTGAGCCTCCCATCAAGTCTTTCTTTGGCTCTTCTAGCCTCACCATCTAGCTTCCCATCTTCATTTGATCGGTTCACAAAGCTTCTTTGCTAGTattttaaaacattttaaataaaattaatatttaaatagcaTAAAATGAAATAAGATAACATATATGATCAATCTATAATTCTATACCGAAAGATAAGTGGTTGTGAAATGGCTATCATAAAATCCCCTGTTTCTAGTTGAGCCAAAAGCCGAATTGATAATAAACGATGAATCGGACCACCCAGTACTCCCTCGAAACCTCCTCCTTCGAGCGCATTCGACTCCTGGTATCGTACCAGCCATTCGAGAAAACACCTTAGCTTTTACATCAACAATTAGACTAAACCTTAAAAATTCATAATATCAAATCAATCAAGCTATTCAAATGGATGTTATATATAACGAGGAGATATTTTGGCAGACAAAAGTGAGGTCCACCAATTTGAAATTATTTTTGTTTGACAAAAAGTTTCAATTATACGTTAGAATTATTGAATTCCACTCggactaaaatcaactactataatCATATCATGTAATAATAAATTCATAACACTATTGAAACTAAATCTCATAACACTATTGAAACTAAATCAAACAGAgttttgttttttttcttcttcaaaaaaACTAGAACTTTAAATTAACAAAAGGGACTTCATTAACCAGAGTTTTGTATTTAGGTGAatgattttaatgtttaaattgaaagaattaaaaaattgtaaTGATCGGTTTTGATTATAAGCTGAATTGATACAATTGTTTCCTATTATTACATTCTTGCTAAGTGTTTTATACATACAAAGTTCTAACAGCTAATTCCAATTAAGGAATGGTTCCAATAAACCTTTTGGAGCCTTCTTTTACAAAAGTGGAATTGGACAGATTTGTAACCGTTACTTGTGATATGTCTTTAAAAGGGAAAGGATGAAAGTTCACTTTCTGATCCCAAAGGTCAAATTACCAAATATGGTAATTTGACTTGGAGTCTTCAATTGCagtattctaacactccccctcaagttgaatagtggggtttccaaTATTCAACTTGCCAAGAACTTCGCTGAAGAGTCTTCCGTTGACAGATTTGGTGAGAATGTCAGCTAGCTGATCTTCGGACCTGATTGATGGAAGGGAAATGATTTCATCATCTAATTTTTGTCTAATAAAATGTCGATCAACTTCCACATGTTTGGTTCGGtcatgttgaactggattttctgatATGGCAATGGCTGCTTCGTTATCACATAATATCTGAATGCTATCTTCTGGTGGAAATCCGATCTCTGTTAGTAGTTTTCGGGTCCACAATGCTTCTACAACTCCTTTGGCTATCCCTCTAAACTCTGATTCTGCACTTGATAGAgaaacaaccttttgtttcttgatTTTCCATGCAACTAAATTACCTCCGACTATTGTAAAGAATCCGGATGTAGATCTTCCAtcccctttttctccagcccaacttgcatctgtatatatttgaGTTCTTAGATGCCCATTTTTCTTGAAAACAACTCCATGATCCGCTGTCTTTTTcaaatatctgatgattctcattacggcttccatatggtgaacctgtggttggtgcatgaattgactcacaactccaactgcatgtgctatatcaggtcgagtatgagcaagatagatgagttttcccaccatcctttggtattgccctttatcggcaagatcagcttcatcttccatatatagcttctggtttggaatcatcggagtatcagctggtttgcaatcaatcatacctgtttctgcaagaaaatcaagaacatacttcttttgacagataaatattccctgttgggatcgtaacacctcaatccccaaaaaatatttaagtctgcctaagtctttcatttcaaattctttaaataagtttacttttaagttagaaatttcctgtttatcatttcctgttattatcatatcatcaacatagatgattaaacatgtaatcaaatttccttttcgtttaaagaagagagtatgatccgagttactttgtttaaaatcgtattttttcataaataaagtaaatctcccaaaccaagcccgtggggattgttttaacccatataaagcctttttaagtcgacaaacttccctgtTTTTGAAGTTGTCACTGAATCCTggtggtgcttccatatagacttcttcctttaattcgccatgtagaaaagcattcttcacatcaaattggtgaagtggccaatcttcatttgcagcgatagaaaagagaactctaatggtatcaatTTTCGTAACTGGTGAGAAGGTTTCGGAGTAATCGATCCCATATGTCTGAGTGTACTCTTTCTCAACCAgtcgagctttatatctttcaatagttccatctgGTTTATATTTTATCGTAAATACCCATCGACTTCCCACTGGTTTTTTTCCTTGAGGCATGACACATTTTTCCCACGTGTTATTATCGTTCAAGGCTTTCATTTCAACTTCCATCGCTTCTTTCCAGTTTTTTGAGTTTAGAGCTTGTTCAACGGAAGTTGGAATATTTTCAGAGTAAATTGCGGAATTGAACTGATGAGCTTCTTTCGACAGATTTCCCTGTACTATATTAGCCATAGGATATCTGGATCTTTGCGCTTCTCTTTCCGGAGAATATCGTTTTGGTGGGACACCTCTATTGGCTCTTCGAGGTAAGACATAGCGTTGGGTGGTTTCGTCGGGATTTGTGTCAAAGGTTTGATGTTCATTGTTCGGGGAGGTTTCAGTAGTCTCATGGTTTAGTGGGATAGTTTCCGTGGGTTCATGGTCTTGTGTTGGTTGTGTTGGCTCGGGGTTTAGTGTTGGAGTTTGTATAGGTTCAAGGTTTTGTGTTGGCTCGGGCTCTCGTGTTTGAGGTGGTCCAGGGGTTTGTGTTTGAGGTTCAGGGATTTGAGTTTGAGGTGGTCCAGGGGTTTGTGTTTGAGGTTCAGGGATTTGAGTTTGTGGTATTTAATGTGGTACCCACGTCATCCAACCGAGAGTGTCATTACTTtcattctccccctcactcgtgagttgggtattgTTGTAAAAATATTCAGTTTCAACAAAATCACAGTTCATTGTGGTAAAAACATGACGCCTTTTTGGACTATAACATCGATATCttttttggtttattccatagccaaccatgacacatttttctgcacatggatctagtttggtacgctcatgttttgggatatggacaaagaccgagcacccaaatattcgaggttcaatgctaaatgaagtcGGGAGGTTATGGAATTGGGAAAGGGTATCTTTGGGGGTTGTTGTGCCCAAAATTTTGGTAGGTAAACGATTGATAAGATAAGTGGCAGAAGtaagagcttcgggccaaaaactcttTGGAACTTTGGATTCAATTAATAatgctcttgtcatttctaaaagtagtcgATTTTTTCGTTCGGCTACGCCATTTTGCTCGGGGGTATGAGCACATgaggtttgatgaataatcccattATTTTCGCAAAAATATTTCATCGATGAGTTCACAAActcacccccattatcggatctcaaaatttgtatatttttgttaaattgggtttgtatcattttataaaattgggAAAACTTTTCAAACACTTCAGATTTGTGAGTCAGAAAATAAATCCAAGTCATGCGTGAATGGTCGTCAATAAATAGGACAAAATATCGGAAGTTTTTCCCTTCAATAACCGGTGCAGGACCCCACACATCAGAGTGGATAAGAGCAAAAGGTACATCTTTCCTAGTATTACTAGGTTTGAATGTACTTCGGTGACTTTTGGCCAAAATACACGTCTCACAGTTTAAATTGACAAAGGATTTTGAAAAACTAGGAAATAGAGCATGTAAGTATCCGGCAGAAGGATGACCCAGTCTCCTATGCCATAACCATGCCTCTCTGTCAGATGTTCCGTGTGCAAGCATCACAgaaccttgttgggttacttcgtctACATAATATAACCCACCCCGTTCAATGCCCCGCCCAATAATTACCCCGGTCCTGATATCTTGTAGGATGCAAAAAGTAGGGTGTAAAGAAACAGAACAATTTAGTTCTTTTGTAACGTGGCTAACGGATAGAAGTTTATGAGATAGGGTAGGAATATATAAACAATTTGATAGTTTCATAGTCGGAGTGACTTCAATTCTCCCACCCCCTTCCACTTGTACAGTCCCTCCATTAGCCGTTTGGATCTTATTAACACGGGGTTGTGATTcggaataaaaatcagatttttcaaAAGTCATTGTATGGGTAGCACCGCAGTCAAAAATCCATTCGTTGTTTTTTGTATTACTCGAAACAATATTCGCTTTTCCGATAAAACCAGTATTATTTAAATGTTTATTGTAAATGGAATTTTGATCTTGTTTTAAAGTATTAACATGACCTTGGGCCTGAGTATAGTTTTTAGCCTCTTTAAAATGACGTTGGGCCTGAGTAGTTAAACAGGTTTGTTTTTGGGCTTTATTTTGAGCCTGTTTAAAACTATTAAAAAAACATTGGGCCTGAGTGGGGTGTATAGCCTTTTTAATATTATGGCCCATTTCCCCTtttttaatatcagtattattctcTGCCTTTGTACCTATCCGTTTCCCTTTTTCAGATATCCATGTATCTGTCACAAAATTAGGGATATTTCTCTCCCTTTGTTCTGTACCAGTAGAATTTTTACCAAAATTAGGGTTGATATCTTCATCCCTTTTATCCACGATTACCCTTTTTCTTGTGTCTCTTTCGGTTGATTTCGAATGAATATGAGGGTTTAATCCCTTTTCTTCGATCGATTGCAACAAACTGAATCTATTTGGGTGACTAAAAAGGTTCGGTTTAGGGATCCAGCTAGGATTTCCCTTTTTGGTCGATAGAAAACAGGGATTTTTCCTAGTTTCTTTGGCTGATTGAGACAGGGAATTAGGGTTAAAGTTTTCAGACTTTCCCCTTTTTACGGTTCTATAACCGATTTTAATAAATTTAGGGTTTGAGGGTTTAACCCTTACCCATTTGGTTGATTTGTAAGATTGAGGTAATAAATTGGAATTACCTCTTGTTGATCTTTCGATTTGAGGGTTGGATCGTATGTTGCCGTTGCCGGTGACCATAGGGTTGCCTCTGGTGGTTTCATGGTTGTTGCAAGTTGCCTCTGCCATCACAGCTCTGTCAGGTTTCTGTTTGTGCCACCAATTTGGGTACCCAATGAGCTTAAAGCAGTTGATTATTGTGTGTCCCGGTATTTTACAGTAGACACAACTCAG is from Rutidosis leptorrhynchoides isolate AG116_Rl617_1_P2 chromosome 10, CSIRO_AGI_Rlap_v1, whole genome shotgun sequence and encodes:
- the LOC139872491 gene encoding probable E3 ubiquitin-protein ligase RHY1A, encoding MAGTIPGVECARRRRFRGSTGWSDSSFIINSAFGSTRNRGFYDSHFTTTYLSQRSFVNRSNEDGKLDGEARRAKERLDGRLRSLWTSENNSIPSSQERSRGCNFVDELGRNHPCSSMAVGVLQMEVFGLKKGGLTKFNWGKMGLKWKSMDQDECPVCLDKFKVGEKLARLPCAHRFHSACLLPWLESHAHCPCCRMSVLGSI